Proteins encoded together in one Ptiloglossa arizonensis isolate GNS036 chromosome 9, iyPtiAriz1_principal, whole genome shotgun sequence window:
- the LOC143151741 gene encoding uncharacterized protein LOC143151741 isoform X2 — MSHRDISEVEPEGTSALAVGSRSLFLETVRRSNAACQNGDYALAASLYTEALALDPLSHVLYSNRSAARLKMGLFALALQDAVRATELSPQWPKAYYRQGVALQCLGRHGEALVAFSTGLAHDPSNCQLLSGLVEASLKSPLRATLEPTFQQLRAMKLDESPFVVISVVGQELLGAGQYKAAAGVLEAALTIGSCSLKLRGSVFSALSSAYWALNSLDKAINYMQQDLGVARSLGDTQGECRAHGNLGSAYFSKGSFKEALTAHRYQLVLAMKCKDTQAAASALTSLGHVYTAIGDLPNALASHKQCVQLVKQMGDRLQEAREIGNVGAVYLAMGEFESAVDCHTQHLRIARRLGDRVEEARAFSNLGSSHHYRRNFGQAMAYHENVLRIAQELGDRAIEMRAYAGLGHAARCAGDLAQAKLWHQRQLDVALATKDKVAEGRACSNLGIVYQLLGEHEAALKLHQAHLGIARSLGDKAGMGRAYGNIGNAYNALGYYEQAIKYHKQELTISKEVNDRSSEASTHGNLAVAYQAVQGHEAALRHYRAHLAIARELKDTAGEACALLNLANCLSSRGRFEEAVPYYENYLMLSQELHDVEGEAKACHFLGYAHYCLGNHREAVRYYDQDLALAKDLQDKSGMGRAYCNLGLAHLALENLDTALECQKYYLAIAHMTKHLAGKFRALGNIGDCLLRLGEAEEAIKMHQRQLNLARQAGDRSLEAAAYGALGIAHRTIKNLDKALGFHTQELTLRQEAGDLRGECRAHGNLGAVHMALGQYTHAVKCYQEQLERAKELADSGVEAQALGNLGIARLNMAHYEDAIGYFEQQLATLEPLITGTALLDKARALGNLGDCYEALGDPEEAIKCHEQQLAAATKLKNIREQERAYRGLGRAREATGNLQEALVCFEKRLVAAHEVDSPESRGAAYGDLGRVHAALGNHEQAVSCLSHQLALARGLGDKAAEAEAASGLGAVHLLMNDPNSALRHHQLELSIAEGLDAAGLQARACANLGVTQEALGQFEEAIRLQEQSLSLAAAAGDQPARAAAFSSLGRLHHLCGDLSRALSYLQSGLSLSEGLGRREEAARLRHRLGLVHWEAGESVIAVEHLEKAANLLESLDGTSSVLTCGQPNKSELLSETYRMLQKVLISLNRAEEALNWAERSRRCKSNCLDDAAHYSEIIDRQRGVILYYSEVGCELHAWCLAPGRGLLRFHSTTLDDGMGLEKRVLQAREALLDETNELVEETKIPSRGHHLNASSYSLSSLFSVGSVSSRAGSARWGRGTKGPTWQPPLPIQVLYDLLLAPFEDLLPPARKELIMVVEKSLYLAPLPALQSNPGEDYLCERFSLLVVPSLAALRKRSKTPMPEGGATVAALVAGNPVLPEEIREEYGWSESVASTETESEIVAELLEARALTGAEATRLAVLRSLPDAECVHLTVPVFWNSSSLVLTADQCEEPSERPEYLLSYSDISKLRIAARLVVISSGHCWSSTENTTATSDGVQNLAKALLNAGAQCVLIGMWAVPPTAGSILLRAFYSAMLQGARASRALAEAMQTVQHTRHFAHPANWAGWLLVGGDARLSNKVALMGQALAELLRGGPEQSRDALRVTLHLVEKSLQRIHRGQKNAMYTTQRSIENKVGAATGWRELLMSVGFRFEPAGNGIPSSVFFPQSDPEERLTRCSASLQALLGLGPSSLHALARLLQAPEAAEDVIAAMRRASCATEGQEVTLPVQVWRASGSHELFASLGFDLMEVGQSEVTLRTGKQASRRAVQFALQALLALFDTQEAPKSLSLDSSSSMESLASVAHTEKNVIERPRLGGAFANYVRHRGEPDGKTMEPPNVPISTSRQPCQNGGGESDVAFTPSPPVALNLNHQTHIRNLYPDQSIRPGSSSSSSVTDWDNGHATVLRRQPLPPLPATILERLSVRTEIGSNSPRKPRHPTTTEDICSQSDSTQPAETHNQNLRNVATSLTSLTRELTPTISEVYHERNLGLGLAPSLSKLLEEVGSVPENEETQSTRVNHNQTQNWIQNESELCRRDEADGRSIAESQCSATSSNKIHRKAPPPPV; from the exons ATGTCTCATAGGGATATCTCTGAG GTGGAGCCCGAAGGTACGTCGGCCTTGGCAGTTGGATCAAGGTCTCTATTCTTAGAGACAGTACGTCGTAGCAATGCAGCATGTCAAAACGGTGATTATGCACTTGCCGCAAGCTTGTACACAGAAGCTCTTGCTTTGGATCCACTCAGCCATGTGCTGTATTCAAACAGGTCAGCTGCTCGGCTCAAAATGGGTTTATTTGCACTTGCTCTTCAAGATGCTGTTAGAGCTACTGAACTTAGTCCTCAATGGCCAAAG GCATATTACCGTCAAGGAGTAGCATTACAATGTTTAGGGAGACATGGGGAGGCCCTTGTGGCCTTCAGTACAGGTCTGGCACATGATCCTTCTAACTGTCAATTATTATCTGGTTTGGTAGAAGCATCTTTAAAATCTCCACTACGTGCAACATTAGAACCAACATTTCAACAATTACGTGCAATGAAACTCGATGAATCTCCTTTTGTTGTTATATCTGTTGTTGGTCAAGAACTTCTTGGAGCAGGGCAGTATAAAGCAGCAGCTGGTGTATTAGAAGCTGCACTTACTATTGGTTCTtgtagtttaaaattaaggggTTCTGTATTTTCTGCTTTATCTAGTGCATATTGGGCATTAAATTCTTTGGACAAAGCTATCAATTATATGCAACAAGATTTAG gtGTGGCAAGATCTTTAGGAGATACACAGGGTGAATGTCGAGCTCATGGAAATCTGGGCTCTGCATATTTTAGCAAAGGCAGTTTTAAGGAAGCTTTAACAGCACACAGGTATCAATTGGTTTTAGCTATGAAGTGCAAAGACACTCAGGCAGCAGCTTCTGCTTTAACTAGCCTGGGTCACGTTTATACAGCTATTGGTGATTTACCAAATGCACTTGCTTCCCATAAGCAATGTGTACAGTTAGTAAAACAAATGGGAGATCGACTTCAGGAAGCACGAGAAATAGGTAACGTGGGAGCAGTTTATTTAGCAATGGGAGAATTTGAAAGTGCTGTTGATTGTCATACCCAGCACTTGAGAATAGCAAGACGATTAGGAGATCGTGTAGAGGAAGCAAGAGCTTTTAGTAACTTAGGATCATCTCATCACTATAGAAGAAATTTTGGTCAAGCAATGGCTTATCACGAAAATGTTCTAAGAATAGCTCAAGAACTCGGCGATAGAGCAATAGAAATGAGAGCATATGCTGGATTGGGTCATGCTGCAAGATGTGCAG GCGATCTTGCACAAGCCAAGCTGTGGCACCAGAGACAACTTGACGTTGCATTAGCTACAAAAGACAAAGTAGCTGAAGGACGAGCATGCAGCAACTTAGGAATAGTTTATCAGTTACTTGGTGAACATGAAGCTGCACTTAAATTGCATCAAGCTCACTTAGGAATTGCTAGATCATTAGGAGATAAAGCTGGTATGGGCAGAGCATATGGAAACATTGGAAATGCTTATAATGCATTAGGATATTATGAACAAGCTATTAAATATCATAAACAAGAATTAACCATAAGTAAAGAG GTCAATGATCGTAGTTCAGAAGCTAGTACACATGGGAATTTAGCAGTAGCGTATCAAGCTGTACAGGGACATGAAGCAGCATTAAGGCATTATAGAGCTCATTTAGCTATAGCACGCGAGTTAAAAGATACAGCTGGGGAAGCATGTGCTTTACTCAATCTTGCCAATTGTTTATCATCTCGTGGTAGATTTGAAGAAGCAGTTCCATATTATGAAAATTACCTTATGTTATCCCAGGAGTTACACGATGTAGAGGGAGAAGCAAAAGCGTGCCACTTCTTAGGTTACGCTCATTATTGTTTAGGTAATCATCGTGAAGCTGTTAGATATTACGATCAAGATTTGGCATTAGCTAAGGATTTACAGGATAAATCTGGTATGGGAAGAGCTTACTGCAATTTGGGATTAGCACATTTAGCTCTTGAAAATTTAGATACAGCATTAGAATGCCAAAAATATTACTTGG CTATTGCACATATGACTAAGCATTTAGctggaaaatttcgagctttGGGGAATATTGGTGATTGTCTCTTACGTCTTGGTGAAGCTGAGGAAGCCATTAAAATGCATCAACGACAATTAAATTTAGCACGACAGGCAGGTGATCGCAGTTTAGAAGCTGCTGCTTATGGAGCTTTAGGTATCGcgcatcgaacgataaaaaatcTTGATAAGGCATTAGGATTTCATACCCAAGAATTAACTTTAAGACAAGAAGCTGGAGATTTGCGTGGCGAGTGTAGAGCTCACGGAAACTTAGGTGCAGTACATATGGCATTGGGTCAATACACGCATGCAGTAAAATGTTATCAAGAGCAGCTTGAAAGAGCAAAAGAATTAGCGGATTCAGGAGTCGAAGCTCAAGCTCTAG gaaaCTTAGGGATAGCTAGACTTAACATGGCACATTATGAAGATGCAATTGGATACTTTGAACAGCAATTAGCAACTTTAGAACCACTAATTACGGGTACAGCTTTATTGGACAAAGCTAGAGCACTTGGAAATCTAGGTGACTGTTATGAAGCTTTAGGAGATCCAGAGGAAGCTATTAAATGTCATGAGCAGCAATTAGCAGCTGCTACAAAGTTGAAAAATATAAGAGAACAAGAAAGAGCATATCGAGGATTGGGTAGAGCTCGGGAAGCAACTGGAAATTTACAAGAGGCTTTGGTTTGCTTTGAAAAGAGATTAGTGGCTGCACATGAAGTAGATAGCCCTGAATCGAGAGGTGCAGCTTATGGAGATTTAG gcAGAGTGCATGCTGCATTAGGTAATCATGAACAAGCTGTTAGTTGTTTATCACATCAACTTGCTCTTGCTAGAGGACTTGGAGATAAAGCTGCTGAAGCAGAAGCAGCTAGTGGATTAGGAGCTGTTCACTTATTAATGAATGACCCAAATTCTGCATTGCGTCATCATCAATTGGAACTATCAATTGCTGAAGGTTTAGATGCAGCTGGATTACAAGCTAGAGCTTGTGCAAATTTAGGTGTAACTCAAGAAGCGTTAGGACAATTTGAAGAAGCTATAAGATTACAAGAACAATCGTTAAGCCTCGCAGCGGCAGCTGGAGATCAACCAGCAAGAGCAGCTGCATTTTCTAGCTTAGGACGACTTCATCATTTATGCGGTGACTTATCACGAGCCTTGAGTTACTTACAATCTGGACTATCACTGTCTGAAGGATtaggaagaagagaagaagcagCTAGATTAAGACACAGGCTTGGTCTTGTGCATTGGGAAGCTGGTGAATCAGTTATTGCTGTAGAACATTTAGAAAAGGCAGCAAATTTATTAGAATCATTAGATGGAACTTCTTCAGTTCTTACTTGTGGACAACCAAACAAGTCTGAATTGTTATCAGAAACATATAGAATGTTACAAAAAGTGTTAATCAGTTTAAATAGAGCCGAGGAAGCTCTAAATTGGGCGGAAAGATCAAGACGATGTAAGAGTAACTGTTTGGATGATGCTGCGCACTATTCAGAAATCATTGACAGACAACGTGgagttattttatattatag tgAAGTCGGATGTGAATTGCATGCTTGGTGCTTAGCTCCAGGTCGAGGACTGTTGCGATTTCATTCTACTACTTTGGATGATGGAATGGGATTGGAAAAACGAGTTTTACAAGCACGAGAAGCTCTTTTGGATGAAACAAATGAACTTgttgaagaaacgaaaataccaTCAAGAGGACATCATCTTAATGCTAGTTCTTATAGTTTGAGTAGTTTATTTAGCGTGGGCTCGGTCAGTTCACGAGCAGGAAGTGCAAGATGGGGACGAGGAACGAAAGGACCTACATGGCAACCACCATTGCCAATTCAAGTACTTTACGATTTACTTTTGGCCCCGTTCGAAGACCTTTTACCACCTGCAAGGAAGGAATTAATCATGGTAGTGGAGAAGTCATTGTATTTGGCACCACTTCCGGCTTTACAATCAAACCCTGGAGAAGATTATTTATGCGAAAGATTTTCTCTACTAGTTGTACCATCTCTTGCAGCCTTAAGAAAACGGTCAAAGACTCCTATGCCAGAAGGTGGTGCAACAGTAGCTGCATTAGTTGCAGGAAATCCTGTACTTCCTGAAGAAATTAGAGAAGAATATGGATGGTCTGAAAGTGTAGCTTCCACTGAAACGGAATCCGAGATTGTTGCTGAATTACTAGAGGCCCGTGCATTAACTG GGGCGGAAGCAACTAGATTGGCTGTTTTAAGATCTTTACCTGATGCAGAATGTGTACACTTGACAGTACCAGTTTTTTGGAATTCTAGCAGTTTAGTATTAACTGCTGATCAGTGTGAAGAACCCTCTGAAAGACCAGAGTATTTGTTAAGTTACTCAGATATTTCAAAATTGAGAATAGCTGCTCGCTTAGTTGTAATATCAAGTGGTCACTGTTGGAGTAGCACAGAAAATACAACTGCTACATCAGATGGTGTGCAAAATTTAGCTAAAGCTTTGTTAAATGCGGGAGCACAATGTGTACTTATAGGAATGTGGGCTGTTCCACCCACAGCTGGCAGCATTTTATTACGAGCATTTTATAGTGCTATGTTACAAGGTGCTAGAGCATCAAGAGCATTAGCAGAAGCCATGCAAACAGTTCAGCATACAAGACACTTTGCACATCCTGCAAATTGGGCTGGTTGGCTACTTGTTGGAGGAGATGCCAGATTATCAAACAAA GTCGCTTTAATGGGACAAGCGCTTGCTGAACTACTACGCGGTGGTCCTGAACAAAGTCGTGACGCTCTACGCGTAACGCTTCATTTAGTAGAAAAGTCATTACAACGAATACACCGTGGACAAAAAAATGCTATGTATACAACTCAGCGTAGTATTGAAAATAAAGTGGGAGCAGCTACCGGTTGGCGAGAATTATTAATGTCAGTAGGATTTAGATTTGAACCAGCTGGAAACGGAATACCGTCCTCCGTATTTTTCCCGCAAAGTGATCCCGAAGAAAGATTAACAAGATGTAGTGCAAGTTTGCAAGCATTGCTAGGATTAGGACCATCATCATTACATGCGCTTGCTCGATTGTTACAG gCACCAGAAGCTGCAGAAGATGTTATTGCAGCAATGAGAAGAGCCAGTTGTGCAACAGAAGGTCAAGAGGTTACATTACCTGTACAGGTATGGAGAGCATCAGGTTCTCACGAATTGTTTGCAAGTTTAGGTTTTGACCTCATGGAAGTTGGTCAATCAGAAGTCACATTAAGAACAGGAAAACAAGCATCACGAAGAGCTGTTCAATTTGCTCTACAAGCTCTTCTTGCCTTGTTTG ATACACAAGAAGCACCTAAAAGTCTAAGTTTAGATTCTAGTAGTTCAATGGAAAGCCTAGCTTCTGTTGCTCATACTGAAAAGAATGTCATAGAACGACCTCGATTAGGAGGTGCATTTGCAAATTATGTTCGACATCGAGGTGAACCAGATGGAAAAACTATGGAACCACCAAATGTTCCAATTTCAACATCTCGACAACCATGTCAAAATGGAGGAG GTGAATCGGACGTTGCCTTCACTCCCAGCCCACCTGTAGCACTTAATTTAAATCACCAAACACATATTAGAAATCTTTATCCTGATCAAAGTATAAGACCTGGATCTAGTTCAAGTAGTTCGGTAACAGATTGGGATAATGGTCATGCAACAGTTTTAAGACGACAACCACTACCACCTTTACCAGCAACTATTCTAGAAAGACTAAGTGTCAGAACAGAAATTGGATCTAATTCTCCGAGGAAACCTCGACATCCTACGACAACTGAAGATATTTGTTCTCAGTCCGATTCTACGCAACCCGCAGAAACACATAAtcaaaatttaaggaatgtagcCACATCTCTTACAAGCCTCACACGTGAATTAACACCTACAATATCAGAGGTATATCATGAGCGAAATTTGGGATTAGGATTAGCACCATCCTTATCAAAATTACTAGAAGAAGTAGGTTCTGTTCCTGAAAACGAAGAAACTCAATCAACACGAGTAAATCATAATCAAACTCAAAATTGGATACAAAATGAATCTGAATTATGTCGAAGGGATGAGGCAGATGGTAGATCTATTGCTGAATCACAATGCAGTGCTACCAGCTCTAACAAAATACATCGAAAAGCACCTCCTCCTCCAGTAtag